Below is a genomic region from Ketogulonicigenium vulgare WSH-001.
GATCGTTCAGCGCGCGGGCGGCTATAGTGGCTATGGCGGCCCGAACGCGCCCTTTCGCATTGCCGCGATGAAGCGCCACCTGCGGCCGGCGGGCCTGCCCAAGCGTTAAGCTGCGGGTGCCAGCAGGGCGCGGCGCAGTGCGGCGGGGTCAACCGAGGCCCCGGTGAACAGGCGAAACGCGTCGATGCCTTGGTGAAAGAACAGCTCGTATCCGGTCAGGATGTCTAGGCCAGCGGCCTGCGCCTCGCGCAGAAACTGAGTCTCGACCGGGGTGTAAACCGCATCAAACGCCCAGTCGCGACCGGCAAGCAGGTGTTCTGGAAAGGCCGAGCCGTTGATCCCGCCCATGCCCAGCGGTGTCGAATTGACCAACCCGCGCGCACCCTCGCAAGCGGCCGTGATCGAGGGCGCAAGACGCAGATCCAGACTGGGCTGATAGGCGGCAAGCGCGGTGATCAGCGCCTGCGCGCGGGCCGTGTCGGGATCATAGATCGCAAGCCGCGCCGCCCCCAGATCCGCCAATGCAAAGGCCACGGCCTTGCCCACCCCGCCCGCACCAGCCATCGCGACCGCGCCCGGTTTCGCCCCCCCAAATCGCTGGCGAAAGGCGGCGGCAAAGCCCGAATAGTCGGTATTATGTCCCACGGGGGTATCGCCGAAAATCACCGTATTACAGGCGCCTAGCGCAGCGACGGCGGGCTGCGGGATTTGCAGCATGGGCGTGACGCGCTCTTTATACGGATAGGTGATGTTCAGCCCGTGATAGCCGTTGTCGTGGGCCCAGGCGAACAATGCGTCGAAATCGCGGTTCTGCGCGGCGGGGATCAGCAGGTCGTAACTGACATCAAGCCCCGCCAGCGCGCCGGCCAGACGATGCAGGGCCGGCGATTGCGATTGTTTGATATTGTCACCGATCAACCCCAGCCTGATCACGTCCCGCTCCTTCGCGCTGCATTCGCGCGAAGGATATGATTTGGCAATCTGTATTTCAAATGCTGTTTTTCATTTTATCGGTTGTTTTTGAATTTATGGGCGGTCAGGCGATTGTTCCGGTGGCCAGCGCGTGATCCAACCCGCCCTGCACATGTCGCTCTAATACCGCACGGGCCATTGGCGCATCACGATCCAGCGCGGCCTGCAACAGAATCTTATGCTCGCCTGCCGCGATATCACCGCGATGGGATAGGGCAATCATTTGATAACGCAGGTATTTGTCGAAAATCGCCGCATGTGTGTCCATCAAGACCTGCGAGCCGCAGGCCGAGATCAGCGCCTGATGGAATTCCCAGTCATAGCGCTTCCACAACTCGGTCTGCGACATGTCGCCGGTGGCCATGCGGCGTTCCAGCGTTGCCAGCTTGTGATGGCTGGCGACGATATCGCCCTCCCATTCGACGCCGCCCGCGGCAAAGGACTGCTCAAGCGCATGGGTTTCCAACAGCAGGCGTAAGGCCGCGACTTCTTTCAGGTTTTCGACAGAAACGGGTGCGACTTCAAAGCCGCGCTGACCTTCGGCGACAACCAGATCCTCGGATGAAAGCCTGTTCAAGATTTCGCGCAGAGTGCTGATGCTGATGCCATAGCTGTCGCGCAGACCATCAAGCTTCAGCTTTTGCCGTGGGCGCAGGCGACCAAAGATAATATCCGACCTGATCCGGCGATAAGCGTTTTCACTGATGGTCAGGCCAGCGGCGCTTTCGCCGTCGTTTTCTGCACGTGTCATGATATTGCGGCAATCTCTGATGAAACTGCCTTATGATAGCGGCGTTGCAGGCAGCAGGCCATTCCTGATCGTATGTTCGACGCAGGCATGGATATGACGGCTGAGGATCGCCGCTGCCGCATCCGCGTCGCGGCGCAGCGCGCAATCCAGCAAGGCGCGATGTTCGTCCGCTGCGACCTCGCCACGAAAGATCACCGCGATAATCTGATAGCGCAGGTATTGGTCAAAGATGCGCGCATGGGTCGCCAGCAGCACCTGCGAGCCGCAGCCCCCGATCAGCGCGCGGTGAAAAGCCCAGTCATACCGCTTCCAATCGGCGGCGTGATCGCGCCCGCCTGCCAGCATTTTCGCTTCCAGCCGCGACAGGCGATGATGCGCGGCCAGCACTTCGGCTTCCCATTCGACATCGCCGCGCTGAAAGGATTGTCGCAGCGCGTATGTTTCCAGAAAGTCGCGCATGGCGGCGATATCGCGGAAATTCTGCTGCGACACCGGCGTGACGGTAAAGCCCTTTTGCCCCTCGGCCTGCACCAGACCTTCGGCGCAAAGACGATAGAGGATTTCCCGTAACGTGCTGACACTGATATCATAATGTTGGCGCGCCTGATCCAGCTTTAGCCGTAGGGCGGGCGCCAAGCGGCCAAAGATGATATCGCTGCGAATCCGCTGATAGGCGCTTTCGCCAGCGGTCAGGCCAAGGGGATCGGCGTCGGTCACAGCATCATCCTATGCGGGTTACGGGCCAAGTCTATCGACAGCACCTTGCCGCAACAAGCGCGGTGCGGGTGAATGATGTAATCTAAAATATATGATGATTTCAAATTTAACTATTGATCGGTTATTCGTCTTGTGTAGGCTTTGCGTCACGACGGCAGTGGAGGGCCGTCAAGACGAAATCAGGGAGGAGGACGTAATGACGCATGCGTTGACAAGACGTCTGCTGCTGTCGGCAGGTGCTGCGCTGGCTTTGATGACCAGCGCGCCCGCGATGGCGCAGTCTAACGTGCCGCTACGGTTTTCGGCGGTTTTTTCACAGCAAGACATCCGCGCCGAGATGATGGAGCGTTTCGCCGCAGCACTTGGCGAGGGCTTTGATTTTCAGGGCTATTATGGCGCGACTTTGTTCCGCCAAGGCACGGAACTCGTGGCCTTGCAGCGCGGCAATCTGGAAATGGGCAATATCGCCCCGCAGGATATTTCCGAGCAATTGCCCGAATGGTCGGTGCTGACCTCGGCCTATCTGTTCCGCGACGCCGATCATCTGGTGACCTTTTTCCAAAGCGAAGCGGGCGAGCAGATGAAGCAACTGGCCGAGGATCGCCTGAATATCCGCGTGCTGGGCCCGACCTATTTCGGGGTGCGTCATGTGGGCCTGCGCGGGGATCGCGCGGTCAATACGCCTGCCGATCTGGCCGGGGTGCGGCTGCGGATGCCGGGCGGCGATTCGTGGCAGTTCCTGGGGCAGGCTTTGGGCGCGAACCCGACGCCCGTCGCCTATGCCGAGGTTTATACCGCGCTGCAAACCGGCGCGATCGACGGCCAAGACAACCCGATGCCCAACGTCCAGAACATGAAGTTCTATGAGGTGATGGACCAGATCGTAAAGACGGCGCATCTGGTGGGCTTTGACGTGCTGACCATTTCGAAATCGTCATGGGACAGCCTGACGCCCGAACAGCAGGCACAGGTGCAGGCCGCCGCGGACGAGGCGATTGCCTGGTCGAACGCCCAACATCTGCAGAACGAGGCTGATCTGATCGCCTTTTTCGAGGGCGAGGGTCTGGCGATTGTCGAGCCTGATCTGGATGCGTTCCGCACCCATGCCCAAGAGCTGTATCAGACCTCGGGCATGGCCGCGCGCTGGCCCGAAGGTATCGTCGAGCAGATCAACGGTCTTTAACGGTCGCGGCGCGCCGTGCCCTTGGTGGCACGGCGCATTTTCGCAGCGTCGCGAGGGGGAAAACATGCGACTATCTGCAATTGGCGGCTGGCTGGTGCGCCGGGCCGAGAATATCCAAGCCCTGATGCTGGCCGTGATGTTCTTTGCCTTTATCATTCAGGTCGTCTTTCGCTATTTCTTCAACCTGCCAACGGGTTGGACGTCCGAGCTGACGGTCATCATGTGGCTGTGGATGGTGCTATGGGGGGCCGCCTTTGTCGCCCGTGAGGACGAAGAAATCCGGTTCGATCTGCTGTATGGATCGGTGCGCAAGGGGCTACAGCGTGTCTTTGTCATCGCGACCGCGCTGGTGCTGATCACGCTGTTCCTCGTCTCGCTGCCCGCCAGTTGGGACTATGTGACCTTCATGAAAATCCAGTCCTCGGCCTATCTCAAGATCCGGTTTGACTGGCTGTTCTCGATCTACATCATTTTTGTCGTGGCGGTTGTGTGCCGCTATCTGTGGCTGCTGTGGCAGGCCGTGGTGGTGCGCCGCACCCCGCCTGCGACCGCCGAACAAGACGATATCACGGGACACTCGATATGAGCCTGACCGATCCCTTTACCGCCTGTATCGTCTTGCTGATCACATTGGCGGTCCTTGGCCTGCCGGTGGCCTATGCGATGATCTTGGCCTCGATCCTCTATCTGCTGATGGCGGGCCTCGATATGGGCACGGCGGCCGAACAACTGCTGAATTCCATGTACACCAGCTATACGATGCTGGCGGTGCCGCTGTTCATCCTTGCGGCCGAGCTGATGAACTCAGGTTCGATGACGACGCGGCTGACCAATTTCGCCAATGCGCTGGTTGGCCGGTTTCGCGGCGGGCTGGCGCAGGTGAACGTG
It encodes:
- a CDS encoding GntR family transcriptional regulator, producing the protein MTRAENDGESAAGLTISENAYRRIRSDIIFGRLRPRQKLKLDGLRDSYGISISTLREILNRLSSEDLVVAEGQRGFEVAPVSVENLKEVAALRLLLETHALEQSFAAGGVEWEGDIVASHHKLATLERRMATGDMSQTELWKRYDWEFHQALISACGSQVLMDTHAAIFDKYLRYQMIALSHRGDIAAGEHKILLQAALDRDAPMARAVLERHVQGGLDHALATGTIA
- the dctP gene encoding TRAP transporter substrate-binding protein DctP — encoded protein: MTHALTRRLLLSAGAALALMTSAPAMAQSNVPLRFSAVFSQQDIRAEMMERFAAALGEGFDFQGYYGATLFRQGTELVALQRGNLEMGNIAPQDISEQLPEWSVLTSAYLFRDADHLVTFFQSEAGEQMKQLAEDRLNIRVLGPTYFGVRHVGLRGDRAVNTPADLAGVRLRMPGGDSWQFLGQALGANPTPVAYAEVYTALQTGAIDGQDNPMPNVQNMKFYEVMDQIVKTAHLVGFDVLTISKSSWDSLTPEQQAQVQAAADEAIAWSNAQHLQNEADLIAFFEGEGLAIVEPDLDAFRTHAQELYQTSGMAARWPEGIVEQINGL
- a CDS encoding shikimate dehydrogenase family protein — translated: MIRLGLIGDNIKQSQSPALHRLAGALAGLDVSYDLLIPAAQNRDFDALFAWAHDNGYHGLNITYPYKERVTPMLQIPQPAVAALGACNTVIFGDTPVGHNTDYSGFAAAFRQRFGGAKPGAVAMAGAGGVGKAVAFALADLGAARLAIYDPDTARAQALITALAAYQPSLDLRLAPSITAACEGARGLVNSTPLGMGGINGSAFPEHLLAGRDWAFDAVYTPVETQFLREAQAAGLDILTGYELFFHQGIDAFRLFTGASVDPAALRRALLAPAA
- a CDS encoding GntR family transcriptional regulator — translated: MTDADPLGLTAGESAYQRIRSDIIFGRLAPALRLKLDQARQHYDISVSTLREILYRLCAEGLVQAEGQKGFTVTPVSQQNFRDIAAMRDFLETYALRQSFQRGDVEWEAEVLAAHHRLSRLEAKMLAGGRDHAADWKRYDWAFHRALIGGCGSQVLLATHARIFDQYLRYQIIAVIFRGEVAADEHRALLDCALRRDADAAAAILSRHIHACVEHTIRNGLLPATPLS
- a CDS encoding TRAP transporter small permease, which translates into the protein MRLSAIGGWLVRRAENIQALMLAVMFFAFIIQVVFRYFFNLPTGWTSELTVIMWLWMVLWGAAFVAREDEEIRFDLLYGSVRKGLQRVFVIATALVLITLFLVSLPASWDYVTFMKIQSSAYLKIRFDWLFSIYIIFVVAVVCRYLWLLWQAVVVRRTPPATAEQDDITGHSI